A DNA window from Vanessa tameamea isolate UH-Manoa-2023 chromosome 24, ilVanTame1 primary haplotype, whole genome shotgun sequence contains the following coding sequences:
- the LOC113402739 gene encoding BTB/POZ domain-containing protein KCTD9, giving the protein MKRAYVYKNKSEEDGKLMAVEDTIKDFKKEISSQFHVPEQNLKLYTANGCEINDVRVIRDNEKVYLSSECDKTLTDCDKINQSIEKMSVSDDKDREVSDWIKLNVGGKHFVTSRATLLAKEPLSMLARMFADNNNMYLMNPSATDETGAYLIDRSPEYFEPILNYLRHGEVILNRNVNPKGVLEEAVFYGLDSMIPQLNHLIEESMCHSGNNQSLTRMDVIRLVIMTPTTSELRFQGVNLAGADLNRLDLRHINFKYACLSRCNLSGANLSHCCLERADLSHANLEGAQLLGVKALCANMEGAILKGCNMEDPVGSRAVMEGVNLKGANLDGSNMAGVNLRVATLKNANLQNCDLRAAVLAGADLECCDLSGSDLHEANLRGANLKDAAFELMLTPLHMSQTIR; this is encoded by the exons atgaaacgtGCATacgtctataaaaataaatccgaAGAAGATGGAAAACTTATGGCCGTGGAAGACACGATTAAAGACttcaaaaaagaaatatcttCACAGTTCCATGTACCGGAGCAAAACCTCAAGCTATACACCGCAAATGGTTGTGAAATTAATGACGTGAGGGTTATAAGAGACAATGAGAAAGTGTATTTATCTTCAGAGTGTGATAAAACGTTAACAGACtgtgataaaattaatcaatctaTTGAGAAAATGTCAGTATCAGATGATAAAGACAGAGAAGTTTCAGACTGGATTAAACTGAATGTTGGTGGAAAACACTTCGTAACCTCTCGTGCTACACTTCTGGCAAAGGAACCACTGTCAATGCTAGCTCGAATGTTCGCAGACAATAATAACATGTACTTAATGAATCCGAGCGCCACTGATGAGACTGGAGCATACCTTATTGATAGAAGTCCAGAGTATTTCGAAcctatattaaactatttaagaCATGGAGAAGtcatattaaatagaaatgtcAATCCTAAGGGTGTATTAGAAGAAGCTGTATTTTAtg GTCTAGACTCTATGATACCACAATTAAACCACTTGATTGAAGAATCCATGTGTCATTCCGGCAACAACCAGTCTCTTACAAGAATGGATGTAATCCGACTTGTAATTATGACACCAACTACATCAGAGCTCAGGTTTCAAGGTGTCAATTTAGCTGGTGCAGATCTAAATAGATTAGACTTGAGACATATCAATTTTAAG TATGCCTGCCTTTCAAGATGTAATTTAAGTGGGGCAAACCTATCCCACTGCTGTTTAGAAAGAGCAGATTTGTCACATGCAAATCTCGAGGGGGCTCAATTGCTAGGTGTAAAAGCATTGTGTGCCAATATGGAAG GTGCTATTTTAAAAGGTTGTAACATGGAAGATCCAGTAGGATCAAGAGCAGTGATGGAAGGAGTTAATTTAAAAG GTGCAAATTTAGATGGGAGCAATATGGCGGGTGTTAATTTGCGTgtggcaacattaaaaaatgcCAATCTTCAAAACTGTGATCTCAGAGCCGCTGTATTAGCTGGTGCAGACTTAGAG tgttgTGACCTTTCGGGTAGTGATCTACATGAAGCAAATTTACGAGGAGCAAATTTAAAAGACGCGGCTTTTGAACTTATGTTGACTCCTTTGCACATGTCTCAAACtattcgataa